A genomic region of Arachis hypogaea cultivar Tifrunner chromosome 5, arahy.Tifrunner.gnm2.J5K5, whole genome shotgun sequence contains the following coding sequences:
- the LOC112801371 gene encoding microtubule-destabilizing protein 60 — MDEARKSVPEAGPGKVMHLVKAFEKLLTVSTTGKKDQDQDQVAEAVPAEEQEQQEKEENKVKRKVMRWALPGLPLPNDATEITQEVSGCSSFCPPQAILTSESLGLDPKVSVSCSWDSSRGSVSNRTSNGGRRSRRNSLESTSTFGGSRWKKKQQLRVTSQKPFKLRTEERGKVKEEEFVKKIHEMMTEEEKQRIPIPQGLPWTTDEPECLVKPPVKEITQPIDLQLHSDVRAMDRAEFDHQVAEKLSLFYLDLWSTTSCGLSTHPVGL, encoded by the exons ATGGACGAAGCAAGGAAGAGTGTTCCTGAAGCTGGGCCTGGCAAGGTGATGCATTTGGTCAAGGCATTTGAGAAGCTTCTGACTGTTTCCACCACTGGAAAGAAAGATCAGGATCAGGATCAAGTAGCCGAGGCGGTGCCGGCAGAAGAACAGGAGCAGCAAGAGAAAGAGGAGAATAAGGTGAAAAGAAAGGTTATGAGATGGGCACTGCCAGGGTTGCCACTTCCTAATGATGCAACTGAAATAACTCAGGAAGTGTCTGGTTGTTCTTCATTTTGCCCGCCACAGGCGATTCTCACATCCGAGAGCCTTGGCTTGGATCCGAAGGTTTCAGTTTCGTGTTCATGGGATAGCAGCCGTGGAAG TGTATCTAACAGGACTTCTAATGGAGGTAGAAGAAGCAGAAGAAAT AGTTTGGAATCAACTAGCACCTTTGGGGGAAGCAGgtggaagaagaagcagcagctgaGAGTCACCAGCCAAAAACCATTCAAGCTAAGAACTGAG GAAAGGGGGAAGGTGAAAGAGGAAGAATTTGTGAAGAAGATACATGAAATGATGACAGAGGAAGAGAAGCAAAGGATACCAATACCCCAAGGGCTTCCATGGACAACAGATGAACCTGAG TGTTTGGTAAAGCCTCCTGTCAAAGAAATCACACAGCCGATTGACCTGCAGCTTCACAGTGATGTGCGGGCAATGGATCGTGCTGAGTTTGATCATCAG GTTGCAGAAAAATTGAGTCTGTTCTATCTGGATCTCTGGTCGACTACTTCTTGCGGTCTCTCTACTCACCCAGTAGGACTGTAG